Proteins found in one Lates calcarifer isolate ASB-BC8 linkage group LG8, TLL_Latcal_v3, whole genome shotgun sequence genomic segment:
- the LOC108899261 gene encoding uncharacterized protein LOC108899261, with the protein MDNGEAKDPRLSVSHASVTLRDLRERDQGTFSVSVGDRLYDIITLTINDCAKEFVQNYATVYYGSIPRKAEYLEFTPLHNRDQPQILWNRTDPQANKDGKVQVRGNTWEMYRLTQTDNGFYAFRKNDNTLLNRMKLSVEAYDRHYDKEAGERLVILYPAEFTTWTVTFIPEGETEHQTVIRGGTSAAGNFAWRLRVMHEGIEINPVQSTDSGRFEFRDEQGNLAMTAFLDLESDTLPFVVNTVGIIPVVIGIPVLVFCCCVRKCCCKKSSSKRNESAPQTAATPATYYHSQDTNQPAGTSYSPAPSTFSYQPRNLPVSTGPTTTSTGPSVHNPVNIHVTSPQPQVAVSGDQEAAPAPSMGSDMFSSDYEPKFDLKGLRFPSAPPLSSDSTFCDVYTSDKLNFL; encoded by the exons ATGGACAATGGGGAG GCAAAGGACCCACGGCTCAGTGTTTCTCACGCCTCAGTTACTTTGAGAGATTTGAGAGAAAGAGATCAAGGAACCTTTTCGGTCTCAGTTGGTGATAGACTTTACGATATCATCACACTGACAATTAATG actgTGCCAAAGAGTTCGTGCAGAATTACGCGACAGTGTATTACGGTTCGATTCCCAGAAAGGCTGAATACCTGGAGTTCACTCCCCTTCACAACAGGGACCAGCCACAGATTCTGTGGAACCGCACAGACCCTCAGGCCAATAAGGATGGCAAAGTACAGGTGAGGGGTAATACCTGGGAGATGTACAGACTCACTCAGACAGACAACGGCTTCTACGCTTTCaggaaaaatgacaacactctGCTGAACAGGATGAAGCTCTCAGTGGAAG CATATGATAGACACTATGACAAAGAAGCGGGGGAGCGGCTTGTCATCCTGTATCCCGCAGAGTTTACCACGTGGACTGTGACTTTTATACCTGAGGGGGAAACAGAACACCAAACGGTGATAAGAGGTGGGACCTCAGCAGCTGGGAATTTTGCTTGGAGGCTGCGGGTCATGCATGAAGGCATAGAAATTAATCCTGTGCAAAGTACAGACTCTGGCAGATTTGAATTCAGGGACGAGCAAGGCAACCTGGCCATGACTGCGTTCCTGGATCTAG AATCGGACACATTACCGTTTGTTGTTAATACTGTTGGGATTATCCCAGTGGTGATTGGTATCCCTGTGCTGgttttctgttgctgtgtgaGAAAGTGCTGTTGTAAGAAGAGTTCTTCAAAGAGGAATGAGTCTGCCCCTCAGACTGCAGCAACACCTGCTACATATTACCAT TCTCAGGATACCAATCAACCTGCAGGGACAAGTTATTCTCCCGCACCATCCACTTTCTCCTATCAGCCGAGGAATCTCCCTGTGTCTACAGGACCTACAACTACCTCCACTGGGCCTTCA GTGCACAACCCAGTGAATATCCATGTGACCTCCCCTCAGcctcag GTTGCAGTCTCGGGAGATCAGGaagctgctcctgctccttcaATGGGCTCTGATATGTTCTCCTCGGACTATGAGCCAAAGTTTGATCTGAAAGGTCTGAGGTTCCCCTCCGCTCCCCCGCTCAGCTCAGACTCAACTTTCTGTGATGTTTATACCTCAGATAAACTCAACTTTCTCTAA
- the LOC108899262 gene encoding uncharacterized protein LOC108899262 has product MDNGEAKDPRLSVSYASVTLRDLRERDQGTFSVSVGDRLYDIITLTINDCAKEFVQNYATVYFGSIPRKAEYLEFTPLHNRDQPQILWNRTDPQANKGGRVQVRGNTWEMYKLTQADNGFYAFRKNDNTLLNRMKLSVEDYDREYNIKVGERLVILYPAEFTMWTVTFIPEGETEHQTVIRDGTSAAGNFAWRLQVMHEGIEIYPVESTDSGTFEFRDKQGNLAMTAIVELESDATLLVVAAVVGTILVVIICCCCVRKCCCKKSSSKRNESAPQTAATPATYYHSQDTNQPAGTSYSPAPSTFSYQPRNLPVSTGPITTSTGPSVHNPVNIHVTSPQPQVAVSGDQEAAPAPSMGSDMFSSDYEPKFDLKGLRFPSAPPLSSDSTFCDVYTSDKLNFL; this is encoded by the exons ATGGACAATGGGGAG GCAAAGGACCCACGGCTCAGTGTTTCTTACGCCTCAGTTACTTTGAGAGATTTGAGAGAAAGAGATCAAGGAACCTTTTCGGTCTCAGTTGGTGATAGACTTTACGATATCATCACACTGACAATTAATG actgTGCCAAAGAGTTCGTGCAGAATTACGCGACAGTGTATTTCGGTTCAATTCCCAGAAAGGCTGAATACCTGGAGTTCACTCCCCTTCACAACAGGGACCAGCCACAGATTCTGTGGAACCGCACAGACCCTCAGGCCAATAAGGGGGGCAGAGTACAGGTGAGGGGTAATACCTGGGAGATGTACAAACTCACTCAGGCAGACAACGGCTTCTACGCTTTCaggaaaaatgacaacactctGCTGAACAGGATGAAGCTCTCAGTGGAAG ATTATGATAGAGAGTATAACATAAAGGTGGGGGAGCGGCTTGTCATCCTGTATCCCGCAGAGTTTACCATGTGGACTGTGACTTTTATACCTGAGGGGGAAACAGAACACCAAACGGTGATAAGAGATGGGACCTCAGCAGCTGGTAATTTTGCTTGGAGGCTGCAGGTCATGCATGAAGGCATAGAAATTTATCCTGTGGAAAGCACAGACTCTGGTACCTTTGAATTCAGAGACAAGCAAGGCAACCTGGCCATGACTGCGATCGTGGAACTAG AATCTGATGCTACATTActggttgttgctgctgttgttgggACTATTCTTGTTGTGAttatttgctgttgctgtgtgagAAAGTGCTGTTGTAAGAAGAGTTCTTCAAAGAGGAATGAGTCTGCCCCTCAGACTGCAGCAACACCTGCTACATATTACCAT TCTCAGGATACCAATCAACCTGCAGGGACAAGTTATTCTCCCGCACCATCCACTTTCTCCTATCAGCCGAGGAATCTCCCTGTGTCTACAGGACCTATAACTACCTCCACTGGGCCTTCA GTGCACAACCCAGTGAATATCCATGTGACCTCCCCTCAGcctcag GTTGCAGTCTCGGGAGATCAGGaagctgctcctgctccttcaATGGGCTCTGATATGTTCTCCTCGGACTATGAGCCAAAGTTTGATCTGAAAGGTCTGAGGTTCCCCTCCGCTCCCCCCCTCAGCTCAGACTCAACTTTCTGTGATGTTTATACCTCAGATAAACTCAACTTTCTCTAA